From a single Centropristis striata isolate RG_2023a ecotype Rhode Island chromosome 14, C.striata_1.0, whole genome shotgun sequence genomic region:
- the adnp2b gene encoding activity-dependent neuroprotector homeobox protein 2b, with product MYQLPVLNIEKIRRARKAVKNILGEIGLEDCQNLLKDLNENAEKTSDEEEVFQETEWIDITDGYYLKPQKKWPYRSRSMCCSLCKYSSQNIYNFRNHVSRCHGYVQSFCALSPCTQCLYIGHPKYVKKHMLFFHEGYLQQPRELPQPTHRGNERYQCRRCGFPASSIFAMKKHIILKHLNSLAEQYIGFRLHHQGTTSIKIYCCKVCKVNAGSLDQMLHHMLVEPSHYSVSTQVQSMIYENKNYTIKATPNGNGVFVTFPSIAPKPQQPQMFNSKSLVIPSNGQPAGTVVALQQLQGNPNSATLICAPGTNQAFLPPQASALVQLASAEAKGLLQPGATISLRSALPQGQSMVQLPTVSSLTLKQGAMTLTPTSAQPQQTPQPQQILLPPGLQANVAAGAGAVSKPAVVTQNAPTNQIALQGTMLTSQSLLSHLIPTGNKMNGMPTYTFAPLQVAMPASHSTSTPLKAVEQTRNSTPQTKKWITCPLCNELFPSNVFDMHTEVAHQTKSTASKSESVAARAAFLKKMPDKTVKCLTCKILLSEKSVFQHLLHGLNCLYCSALFFSIKQLVEHVKHHNPTSKTYCDFLRQKYRVYSKGVGGILFPYFDVNTTAPKEVLGDLEVNLALVTNSLDLIFFKLQPSSQPDICMAPAKINSAYCPFCDEKFDHEAKHLQHLRQKHLVAPTIHAILKTEAFKCIYCNGVYTGKVTQQAVMLHIQRCRCSPKQPQPPKPTAAQPPKPAGLPLLPPKPTQQLSQPLYFLQMPKGLTMKKALAPARLIPAAPERPESTPETQSQKRLEAAWREVMETNKREREERAAMRKRREQEKLLPPPEPVIKIDPTVKLMLQPTPIECRPSDERRDFISKYFNANPYATKAETDELCKRLSLTKAELAAHFSKKRSKCMKSLKRTTAAILLGFNMTELNKLKHNLMIPEPQPAADPTADSTEQTEDTEDGPEPMDESGNEKVTEGDQVEQMECESGATANTDVPN from the exons ATGTATCAGCTTCCGGTTTTAAATATTGAGAAGATCCGAAGGGCACGCAAGGCGGTGAAAAACATCCTTGGTGAGATCGGCCTGGAGGACTGCCAGAACCTGTTGAAG GATCTCAATGAAAATGCTGAGAAAACCTCAGATGAAGAAGAGGTCTTCCAGGAAACTGAGTGGATTGATATCACAGATGGATATTATCTCAAGCCACAGAAAAAG TGGCCTTATCGGTCTCGATCTATGTGCTGCAGCCTGTGCAAGTACTCTTCACAGAACATCTACAACTTCAGGAACCACGTCTCTCGCTGCCATGGATATGTGCAGTCGTTCTGCGCGCTGTCGCCCTGCACTCAGTGCCTCTACATCGGACACCCCAAGTACGTCAAGAAGCACATGCTTTTCTTCCACGAAGGCTACTTGCAGCAGCCGAGGGAACTGCCTCAGCCCACCCATCGAGGAAATGAGCGATATCAGTGTCGAAGATGTGGATTCCCAGCCTCGTCCATCTTCGCGATGAAGAAGCACATCATCCTCAAGCACCTGAACAGTTTGGCAGAACAGTATATCGGGTTCCGATTACACCACCAAGGGACTACATCTATAAAGATCTACTGCTGCAAGGTGTGCAAGGTGAACGCTGGAAGCCTCGACCAAATGTTGCATCACATGCTGGTCGAGCCTTCGCACTATTCAGTCAGCACACAAGTGCAGAGTATGATTTATGAGAACAAGAACTACACCATTAAAGCAACACCTAATGGGAATGGCGTGTTTGTGACATTCCCAAGCATTGCTCCCAAACCGCAGCAACCTCAAATGTTCAACAGTAAGTCGTTGGTTATACCAAGTAACGGCCAGCCTGCGGGGACTGTGGTGGCTTTGCAGCAGTTACAAGGAAACCCAAACAGTGCTACTCTGATCTGTGCCCCCGGAACCAACCAGGCTTTCCTGCCCCCTCAGGCGTCAGCGCTAGTGCAGCTAGCGAGCGCTGAAGCTAAAGGTTTGCTCCAGCCTGGTGCCACGATATCCCTCCGAAGTGCTTTGCCCCAAGGACAATCTATGGTCCAGCTTCCCACAGTGTCCAGCTTGACTTTAAAACAGGGTGCTATGACTCTGACTCCTACTTCTGCTCAGCCACAACAGACTCCACAGCCGCAGCAAATCCTCCTCCCACCAGGACTGCAGGCTAATGTGGCAGCTGGAGCCGGAGCTGTATCTAAACCTGCTGTGGTCACGCAAAATGCACCAACAAACCAAATCGCCCTTCAGGGCACCATGCTGACTTCCCAATCCCTGCTGAGTCATCTGATCCCGACTGGCAACAAGATGAATGGCATGCCCACATACACTTTCGCTCCGCTGCAAGTAGCAATGCCTGCCTCTCACAGCACAAGTACCCCTCTCAAGGCTGTCGAGCAAACGAGGAACTCGACGCCACAAACTAAGAAATGGATTACATGCCCCCTCTGCAATGAACTGTTCCCTTCCAACGTCTTCGACATGCACACAGAGGTCGCTCACCAGACGAAATCCACCGCATCCAAGTCAGAAAGTGTGGCGGCACGTGCGGCATTCTTGAAGAAAATGCCTGACAAAACTGTCAAATGTCTCACATGCAAAATTCTGCTGTCAGAAAAAAGCGTCTTCCAACACCTGCTGCACGGCCTGAATTGTTTGTACTGCTCCGCTTTGTTCTTTTCAATCAAGCAGCTAGTTGAGCATGTTAAGCATCACAATCCCACAAGCAAGACATACTGTGATTTTTTGAGGCAGAAGTACAGGGTCTACTCTAAAGGTGTTGGAGGAATCCTGTTCCCGTACTTCGACGTCAACACCACCGCACCGAAAGAGGTCCTAGGAGACCTCGAGGTTAATCTTGCCCTGGTCACAAACTCTCTCGACCTGATCTTCTTTAAGTTGCAGCCCAGCAGCCAACCAGACATCTGCATGGCACCTGCGAAAATCAACAGTGCCTATTGTCCGTTCTGTGACGAAAAGTTTGACCATGAAGCCAAACACCTTCAGCACCTGAGGCAAAAACACTTAGTAGCACCCACCATTCATGCTATCCTCAAGACGGAGGCTTTCAAGTGCATATACTGCAACGGTGTGTACACAGGAAAAGTCACCCAGCAGGCGGTGATGCTCCACATCCAGCGATGCCGTTGTtcaccaaaacaaccacagccgcccAAACCTACAGCGGCACAGCCACCCAAACCCGCAGGACTACCACTGCTGCCCCCCAAACCCACTCAGCAGCTCAGTCAGCCGCTCTACTTCCTCCAAATGCCTAAAGGGCTGACGATGAAAAAGGCTTTAGCTCCAGCTCGTCTGATTCCAGCCGCCCCCGAGCGTCCAGAGTCGACCCCAGAGACGCAGTCCCAGAAGAGGCTGGAGGCGGCGTGGAGGGAGGTCATGGAGACCAACAAGCGAGAGCGAGAAGAAAGGGCGGCCATGCGCAAGAGAAGGGAGCAGGAAAAGTTGTTGCCCCCGCCAGAGCCCGTGATTAAGATAGACCCCACGGTGAAGCTAATGTTGCAGCCGACACCGATCGAGTGCCGCCCGAGTGACGAGCGCAGAGACTTTATATCCAAATACTTCAACGCCAACCCCTACGCGACCAAAGCCGAGACCGACGAGCTGTGCAAGAGGCTGTCCCTCACCAAAGCGGAGCTGGCGGCCCACTTCAGCAAGAAGCGCAGCAAGTGCATGAAGAGCCTCAAGAGGACGACGGCCGCCATTCTCCTCGGCTTCAACATGACAGAACTAAACAAACTGAAGCACAATCTCATGATCCCCGAACCGCAGCCGGCCGCCGACCCGACCGCCGATTCAACGGAGCAGACGGAAGACACAGAGGATGGACCAGAACCAATGGATGAGAGCGGAAATGAGAAAGTGACGGAGGGGGATCAGGTGGAGCAGATGGAATGTGAAAGCGGAGCGACAGCAAATACAGATGTCCCAAATTAA
- the azin1b gene encoding antizyme inhibitor 1b translates to MKGLADKPSYIIELLEGGVTLEDVIDGHICEQALVEKSAFVVGDLGALMQQHVCWQSVVPRLQPYYPVRCNSSPAVIEVLASFGLGFVCSNKTEVSLVLEHGVPPENIILSGTCKQLAHIKHAAKNNIQYLVCENEAELSKIARLHPSAKLLLQLTTEAHAAETSMAFGFSLKSCRHLLEAAKELGVQVVGVTFHIPSSCQDLQQAYTHALSDARCVFDMGVDLGFNMNILDIGGGFTGSEFQLKQVESAVRPLLDAYFPPLSGVQVLAQPGSFYVASAFSLAVNVIGKKVLTRHWDSLAQGVNNEDTEFLYYMNEGVYGPFSRKLLGNSIAAPSVHKHALRAEEEVYPSSLWGPSLDQLDQVVERCLLPELSVGDWLCFSNMGVCGLEEFSCLSGSPQLPVYYTVSTCDWYEMQEAGVALDSAMKNFSMVQYSA, encoded by the exons ATGAAAGGACTTGCTGACAAACCCAGCTACATCATTGAACTCCTAGAGGGGGGAGTGACCCTTGAAGATGTCATTGACGGACACATCTGCGAGCAGGCTCTG GTGGAGAAGAGTGCGTTTGTGGTGGGTGACCTCGGTGCTCTGATGCAGCAGCATGTATGCTGGCAGAGTGTTGTTCCACGGCTGCAGCCCTACTACCCAGTCAGGTGCAACAGCAGCCCGGCAGTCATCGAAGTGCTGGCCTCCTTTGGCCTGGGCTTCGTTTGTTCCAACAAG ACTGAAGTGAGCCTGGTGCTGGAGCACGGCGTACCACCAGAAAACATCATTCTGTCAGGCACGTGCAAGCAGCTGGCACACATCAAGCACGCTGCCAAGAACAACATCCAGTATCTTGTGTGCGAAAACGAGGCAGAGCTGTCCAAGATTGCTCGCCTGCACCCAAGTGCAAA gttgctgctgcagctgaccACCGAGGCTCACGCAGCTGAGACCAGCATGGCATTCGGCTTCTCTCTGAAGAGCTGCCGGCACCTGCTGGAAGCAGCCAAGGAACTCGGAGTCCAGGTGGTGGGGGTGACCTTCCACATCCCCAGCTCCTGCCAAGACCTGCAGCAGGCCTACACCCATGCACTGTCAGATGCCCGCTGCGTGTTTGACATGGGG GTGGATCTGGGCTTTAACATGAACATCCTGGACATTGGTGGGGGATTTACTGGCTCAGAGTTTCAGCTCAAACAG GTTGAGTCTGCAGTCAGGCCGCTGCTGGATGCTTATTTCCCCCCACTGTCCGGTGTGCAAGTGTTGGCTCAGCCAGGCAGCTTCTACGTGGCCTCAGCTTTCAGCCTGGCTGTCAACGTGATCGGCAAGAAGGTGTTGACCCGCCACTGGGACAGCCTCGCTCAAG GTGTGAACAATGAAGATACTGAGTTCCTGTACTACATGAATGAGGGTGTTTATGGCCCATTCAGCCGCAAGCTGCTGGGAAACTCCATCGCTGCCCCGTCAGTGCACAAG CATGCGTTGCGTGCTGAGGAGGAAGTTTATCCCAGCAGCCTGTGGGGCCCTTCACTGGACCAGCTGGACCAGGTGGTGGAGCGCTGCCTGCTGCCTGAACTCAGTGTGGGAGACTGGCTGTGCTTCTCCAACATGGGAGTGTGTGGCCTGGAGGAGTTCAGCTGCCTCTCCGGCTCCCCACAGCTGCCCGTCTACTACACTGTCTCCACCTGTGACTG GTACGAAATGCAGGAGGCCGGTGTGGCGCTGGACAGTGCCATGAAGAATTTCTCCATGGTCCAGTACAGTGCGTAA